A single window of Vespa crabro chromosome 23, iyVesCrab1.2, whole genome shotgun sequence DNA harbors:
- the LOC124431973 gene encoding uncharacterized protein LOC124431973 — MNESVIIMGVAAVMSAVFFGLLAYNLRTLITDMDLSNLSMLRDNSSLEEDFRDILGFLPLVEIQMIIENYVQYDPQLNETVNFINDQKRFILSELECLPQVCNFINMLKENGLDVDYWNEIVERFWKTMPPFVVPDACIATGGLTGMISRILKIIPRNELHILLRQKLRYSKSFGKLINYLRSRSFGDLCNSMEDNAGLQRHFYWAKESGLEIVFAIEFVRNLYFYLTEELE, encoded by the coding sequence atgaatgaatcagtaataataatgggtGTGGCCGCAGTTATGTCTGCGGTTTTTTTTGGTTTACTTGCTTACAACTTAAGAACTTTAATTACGGATATggatttatcaaatttatcaaTGCTACGTGATAATAGCTCTCTCGAAGAAGATTTCAGAGACATATTGGGATTCCTTCCACTCGTCGAGATCCAAATGATTATCGAGAATTACGTTCAATACGATCCTCAATTAAACGAGACGGTGAATTTTATCAATGATCAAAAACGATTCATTTTATCGGAATTGGAATGTTTACCGCaagtatgtaattttattaacatgCTAAAGGAAAATGGATTAGACGTTGATTATTGGAATGAGATAGTCGAAAGATTTTGGAAAACCATGCCACCATTTGTTGTGCCAGATGCGTGCATTGCTACCGGTGGTTTAACCGGTATGATAAGCcgaatattaaagattataccGAGAAACGAATTGCATATTTTACTTCGACAGAAATTAAGATATTCGAAAAGTTTCGGTAAACTAATAAACTATCTAAGATCTCGATCGTTCGGGGATCTTTGCAATTCGATGGAAGATAACGCTGGACTTCAACGGCATTTTTATTGGGCGAAGGAATCTGGCCTTGAAATTGTCTTTGCGATCGAATTCGTTAGAaatctttacttttatcttaCCGAAGAGCttgaatga
- the LOC124431970 gene encoding uncharacterized protein LOC124431970: protein MYINICFARVTVYLSFPSCDINYCVLLRTKILSIMKYVLTFFTALIVVGVSAVPFNGNRTNLLNGNRSNIFNENSYDMFNGNYTPSLDKELSDFTKLIPLDKLGAILERYKNDPQIINGYTYLYHNHFHSLVYAVEALPEYHRYVLYLQESGFDIKRRIKIFHLMYGMEDYVPPKPLYELFKKEDNFEGGFKGLFKEIIAILPVEELKELHRRKLKESETFSKFVSYVSDKKFSDIRKDLKEKKPMQEIIKYLGLVGIDCLAYEDLLKHIFGFES, encoded by the exons atgtatataaacatcTGCTTTGCGAGAGTTACGGTATATTTGAGTTTTCCATCGTGCGATATAAACTATTGCGTATTGCTTCgaacaaaaattttatcaatc ATGAAGTACGTTTTGACGTTCTTCACGGCTTTAATTGTCGTTGGAGTTTCTGCCGTACCATTTAATGGCAATCGTACAAATTTATTGAATGGCAATAGATCGaacatatttaatgaaaactcTTACGATATGTTTAATGGCAATTATACGCCATCTTTGGATAAAGAACTCTCAGATTTCACAAAACTCATACCTCTCGACAAACTAGGTGCAATTTTGGAAAGATACAAGAATGATCCTCAAATAATAAATGGATATACTTATCTATATCATAATCATTTCCATAGTTTGGTATATGCTGTAGAGGCATTACCAGAATATCATAGATATGTTCTCTATCTTCAAGAATCGGGATTTGACATAAAAAgacgaattaaaatatttcatttaatgtaTGGAATGGAAGATTATGTACCGCCCAAACCATTGTATGAACTATTTAAGAAGGAAGACAATTTTGAAGGTGGATTTAAAGgtcttttcaaagaaattattgcAATCCTTCCTGTAGAGGAATTGAAGGAACTTCACAGAAGGAAACTAAAGGAATCGGAGACCTTCAGCAAATTCGTTTCTTATGTATCTGACAAAAAATTCTCTGATATCCGCAAGGACCTTAAGGAGAAAAAACCAATgcaagaaattataaaatatttgggACTAGTTGGTATTGATTGTCTTGCGTATGAAGATCTTCTGAAACATATCTTTGGCTTCGAATCATAA
- the LOC124431954 gene encoding uncharacterized protein LOC124431954: MKLAVVLVAILAVANAWVVPNYDNSELKKDLQEFVNLVPVDKIKKLVLQYVAEDAEVQKGVAYAHSTEFKSLVQEVDAMPEYINLLNYIYRAGVDIYYYVNLIHKWLDLPELKPPKDFSEYALTGGYKGLVEDVKKLIPKDQIKALYRQKLETSPAFKELMDHFNSSEFKELYDAVYKDPRVKHMITVAKQSGLDLEKLKEFIKEICPICIELMKYHLTFLASLILIGVSAYPLNNDWSMNELDHDIIDFYNIMPVDQILKIAEKYRSDPEIAATMKYATSDEFHRLLYAVEDLQEYKKFVLYLQEAGYNKIREMKTIHLLLKMKDYVPPQPSNLMVEAGYGGLNGFINEIVAILPKEKIQELHQQKLVKSSAFAKFNSYILSEKYVQLENALNSKNEYKELKERSNAAGLDIQAIENFKYQLLGIQKCINICFVRITVHSSLSSCDINYCVPFRKIISTTMKYVFTFFATLIVVGVSAIPLNGDRTDLLNGNRSDTFIDNLLGIFNGNNKEENPLDKDLLDFARLIPQDKLNEIAKKYVNDSQLIKQHEYVTREEFHNLVYAVEALPEHQKYVLYIQKSGYDKIREIQWIHSILGMKDYVPPNPSNEVFKKNDKNNEGGLNGFVNEIVAILPVKEIKELHEKKLKESKAFAKFVSYIQSEKLHKIWKELIDKEPTKEMLGALKMIGINYMAVLDLQLRVVGIRS; this comes from the exons atgaAATTGGCAGTAGTTTTGGTTGCCATTTTGGCTGTGGCCAATGCCTGGGTAGTACCTAACTATGACAATAGCGAACTTAAAAAGGATTTACAAGAGTTCGTAAATTTGGTACCTGTCGACAAAATCAAGAAGCTTGTTTTGCAATATGTCGCCGAAGATGCTGAAGTACAGAAAGGTGTGGCATACGCGCATTCCACGGAGTTCAAATCATTGGTTCAAGAAGTCGATGCCATGCCTGAGTATATCAACCTGTTGAACTACATATATAGAGCTGGTGTCGACATTTATTACTATGTAAACCTTATCCATAAATGGCTTGATCTTCCTGAATTGAAACCACCAAAGGATTTTTCTGAATATGCTCTTACCGGTGGATACAAGGGTCTCGTTGAAGAtgttaagaaattaattcccAAAGACCAAATCAAGGCTCTTTACCGTCAAAAACTCGAAACCTCTCCGGCCTTCAAAGAACTCATGGATCATTTCAATTCTTCCGAATTCAAGGAACTTTATGATGCTGTCTATAAGGACCCCCGTGTGAAACATATGATCACCGTAGCCAAGCAATCTGGTCTTGATCTCGAAAAACtcaaagaatttattaaagaaatttgtcCCATCTGTATTGAGTTA ATGAAGTACCATCTAACGTTTCTCGCATCATTGATCTTAATTGGAGTGTCCGCCTATCCTCTTAATAATGATTGGAGTATGAATGAATTGGATCACGATATAATagacttttataatattatgccTGTAGaccaaatattaaaaatagcaGAAAAATATAGGTCTGATCCTGAAATAGCAGCTACGATGAAATATGCCACGAGCGATGAATTCCATCGGTTGCTTTATGCCGTAGAAGATTTGCAGGAATATAAGAAGTTCGTTCTATACCTTCAAGAAGCCGGTTATAACAAGATAAGAGAAATGAAGACGATCCATTTACTtctgaaaatgaaagattacGTGCCACCTCAACCATCGAATCTAATGGTTGAAGCTGGATATGGTGGTTTAAATGGTTTCATAAATGAAATTGTCGCAATACTTCCTAAAGAAAAAATCCAGGAACTTCACCAACAGAAACTCGTAAAATCATCGGCCTTCGCGAAATTcaattcttatattctttcggAAAAATATGTTCAACTCGAGAATGCTTTGAACAGCAAGAatgaatataaagaattaaaagaaagatcgaaCGCAGCTGGCCTTGATATTCAAgcaattgaaaatttcaagTACCAACTGCTTGGAATtcagaaa TGTATAAATATCTGCTTTGTGAGGATTACGGTACATTCGAGTTTATCATCGTGCGATATAAACTACTGTGTACCGTtccgaaaaataatttcaacaacT atgaAGTACGTTTTTACGTTCTTCGCGACTTTAATTGTCGTTGGAGTTTCTGCCATACCACTTAATGGCGATCGTACGGATTTATTGAATGGCAATAGATCAGATACATTTATCGACAATCTTTTGGGTATAtttaatggcaataataaggaagaaaatccTTTGGACAAAGATCTTCTTGATTTCGCACGACTCATACCTCAAGACAAACTAAATGAAATTGCAAAAAAATATGTGAATGATTCTCAGTTAATAAAGCAACATGAATATGTAACGAGAGAAGAATTCCACAACTTGGTATATGCTGTCGAAGCCTTACCGGAACATCAGAAATATGTTCTCTATATTCAAAAATCGGGATACGATAAAATTAGAGAAATTCAATGGATACATTCGATTCTTGGAATGAAAGATTATGTACCACCCAATCCATCGAATGAAGTATTTAAGAAAAACGACAAAAACAACGAAGGTGGATTGAATGGTTTTGTCAACGAAATTGTTGCAATTCTTCCTGTAAAGGAAATCAAAGAACTTCACGAAAAGAAACTCAAGGAATCGAAGGCCTTTGCTAAATTCGTTTCTTATATTCAAAGCGAAAAATTACATAAGATATGGAAGGAACTTATTGACAAAGAACCAACGAAAGAAATGTTAGGAGCATTAAAAATGATTGGTATTAATTATATGGCGGTTTTGGATCTTCAACTTCGTGTAGTTGGCATCAGATCATAA
- the LOC124431955 gene encoding uncharacterized protein LOC124431955 → MKLTVVLVVILAVANAWAVPNYDNTELKKDLQEFVNLVPVDKIKKLVLQYAAEDAEIQKGLAYAKSNEFKSMLREVNAMPEYINLLNYIYKTGVDIYKCINCIFGYVQVPKLEPPKSFFEYGITGGYNGLIEDVQKLIPKDQIKVLYRQKLETSPAFKELMDHFNSPEFKNLFFTVYYDPRVQHMITVAKQSGLDLEKLSGVIVRNIERIRSSFNCHFGYSQYLSKTSFIRIYKVFIDLILVDKVDELLKQYATKNAEV, encoded by the exons ATGAAATTGACAGTAGTTTTGGTTGTCATTTTGGCTGTGGCCAATGCCTGGGCAGTACCTAACTATGACAATACCGAACTTAAAAAGGATTTACAAGAGTTCGTAAATTTGGTACCTGTCGACAAAATCAAGAAGCTTGTTTTGCAATATGCCGCCGAAGATGCTGAAATACAGAAAGGTTTGGCATATGCGAAGTCCAATGAGTTCAAATCAATGCTTAGAGAAGTCAATGCCATGCCTGAGTATATCAACCTGTTGaactacatatataaaacTGGTGTCGACATTTACAAGTGTATAAACTGTATCTTCGGATACGTTCAAGTTCCTAAATTGGAACCACCAAAGAGCTTTTTCGAATACGGTATCACCGGTGGATACAATGGTCTCATCGAAGATGTTCAGAAATTAATTCCCAAAGACCAAATCAAGGTTCTTTACCGTCAAAAACTCGAAACCTCTCCGGCCTTCAAAGAACTCATGGATCATTTCAATTCTCCCGAATTCAAGAACCTTTTTTTTACTGTCTACTATGATCCCCGTGTGCAACATATGATCACCGTAGCCAAGCAATCTGGTCTTGATCTCGAAAAACTCTCAGGAGTGATTGT aagaaatatagaaagaattcGAAGTAGTTTTAATTGTCATTTTGGATACAGCCAATATCTTAGCAAAACGAGTTTCATAAGAATCTACAAGGTGTTTATTGATTTGATTCTCGTCGATAAAGTGGATGAGCTTCTTAAGCAATATGCCACCAAAAATGCTGAAGTATAA